A genomic segment from Canis aureus isolate CA01 chromosome 4, VMU_Caureus_v.1.0, whole genome shotgun sequence encodes:
- the ZNF300 gene encoding zinc finger protein 300 isoform X2 — protein MKSQGLVSFKDVAVDFTQEEWQQLDPAQKTLYKDVMLENFSHLVSMGYPVSKPDVISKLEQGEDPWIIKRDIPNWMYPDENQADGRQGKKSNLDNPKSCILGSVSFRNNILKGVTKDSSLYSILKVCQDDGQLQRCQENQDKLLRQVTVISNKTVTVESGHKYNALGKIFHECIDQDTLKQKSHNYDIFKKNLKYNIDLRICNKSSSRKNLDESFGCGKSSSHGVSYSHLEKIHNGVMPNNNNQCGNIFSSKQSLIQYQNIETKEKTCVCITCGKAFAKKSQLIVHQRIHTGKKPYDCGACGKAFSEKFHLIVHQRTHTGEKPYECSECGKAFSQKSSLIIHQRVHTGEKPYECSDCGKAFSQKSPLIIHQRIHTGEKPYECRECGKAFSQKSQLIIHHRAHTGEKPYECTECGKAFCEKSHLIIHKRIHTGEKPYKCAQCEEAFSRKTELITHQLIHTGEKPYECTECGKTFSRKSQLIIHQRTHTGEKPYKCSECGKAFCQKSHLIGHQRIHTGEKPYICSECGKAFSQKSHLPGHQRIHTGEKPYVCAECGKAFSQKSDLVLHQRIHTGERPYRCAVCGKAFIQKSQLTVHQRIHNSGKIIMN, from the exons GGCTTAGTATCATTCAAGGATGTGGCTGTGGATTTTACCCAAGAGGAGTGGCAGCAACTGGACCCTGCTCAGAAGACCCTGTACAAggatgtgatgctggagaacttCAGCCACCTAGTCTCAATGG GATATCCAGTTTCCAAACCAGATGTCATCTCTAAGTTGGAACAAGGAGAAGATCCATGGATCATAAAAAGAGACATACCAAATTGGATGTATCCAGATGAAAATCAGGCAGATGGAAGACAAGGGAA GAAAAGTAACCTTGACAACCCCAAATCATGTATTTTGGGGTCTGTTTCCTTCCGTAATAATATCCTGAAAGGAGTCACAAAAGATAGTTCATTGTACTCCATCTTAAAAGTCTGTCAAGATGATGGTCAGCTGCAGAGATGTCAGGAGAATCAAGACAAGCTTCTCAGGCAAGTAACAGTCATCAGCAACAAAACAGTGACTGTGGAGTCAGGCCATAAATATAATGCattgggaaaaatatttcatgaatgcATAGATCAAGATACTTTAAAGCAAAAATCCCATAactatgatatatttaaaaagaacttgaaaTATAATATTGACCTACGTATTTGTAATAAGAGCAGTTCAAGAAAAAACCTTGATGAAAGTTTTGGATGTGGAAAATCATCTAGCCATGGTGTTTCCTATTCTCATCTTGAGAAAATTCACAATGGAGTAATGcccaataataataatcagtgtGGAAACATTTTTAGTAGTAAACAATCCCTTATTCAATATCAGAATATTGAAACTAAGGAGAAAACCTGTGTATGTATTACATGTGGAAAAGCCTTTGCTAAGAAATCACAGCTCATTGTACATCAACGAATTCATACTGGAAAGAAACCATATGATTGTGGTgcatgtgggaaagccttcagtgAGAAGTTTCATCTCATTGTACATCAGAGAACTCATACTGgggagaaaccttatgaatgttcTGAATGTGGAAAAGCTTTCTCTCAGAAATCATCCCTCATTATACATCagagagttcacactggagaaaaaccatatgaatGTAGTGACTGTGGGAAAGCCTTCTCCCAGAAATCACCCCTCATTatacatcagagaattcacactggagagaaaccttatgaatgtagAGAGTGTGGGAAGGCCTTCTCCCAGAAGTCACAGCTGATTATACATCATAGAGCTCATACTGGAGAGAAGCCATATGAATGTactgaatgtgggaaagccttctgTGAGAAGTCCCACCTCATTATACATAAAAGAATTCACACTGGggagaaaccttacaaatgtgcTCAGTGTGAGGAAGCCTTCAGCAGGAAGACAGAACTCATTACACATCAGTTAATTCATACGGgggagaaaccttatgaatgtacTGAATGTGGGAAGACCTTCTCCCGGAAGTCACAGCTCATCATACATCAGAGAAcgcatactggagagaaaccctataaatgcagtgaatgtggaaaGGCCTTCTGTCAGAAATCACACCTCATTggacatcagagaattcacacaggAGAAAAACCTTATATatgcagtgaatgtggaaaagccttctcTCAGAAGTCCCACCTCCCAGGGCATCAGCGCattcatacaggagagaaaccatatgTATGTGCTGAATGTGGAAAGGCTTTTTCCCAGAAGTCAGATCTTGTTttacatcagagaattcatactggggAAAGACCCTATCGGTGTGCTGTATGTGGGAAAGCATTCATTCAGAAGTCACAGCTCACTGTACACCAGAGGATTCATAACAGTGGTAAAATCATAATGAACTGA